Proteins encoded together in one Lathyrus oleraceus cultivar Zhongwan6 chromosome 5, CAAS_Psat_ZW6_1.0, whole genome shotgun sequence window:
- the LOC127078521 gene encoding uncharacterized protein LOC127078521: protein MTYTQLLSYLIQNGTVVPRALPPMLKPYKPWYDENARCAFHANSEGHTTENCKVFKLRVQELIDQKILSFANVPNMGNNHLPKHDGSGVNAIDSSTDDGLIKDVFKLKTLLTVVHARLMEAELMNGVHDNCVVCSSNPDQCGEFKICLQCLMDQRVIQFTKAKIDEDVAVIVPVFDQERLPKPFVVPYQRNDDLEPVKKIEPMVIYVPAPFSFDSTKAVPWNYEPVVYVGNKPVILKEPDVTNIAGASGVTRSGRVFSPEVIPNKESAPTVEPTKGKEVNPSEVGEGSSKKAVTAEEDREFLKIIKKSDYKFLNEAYVAEDISVIQFDNVVANLNTSSCLMFTDDDLPPNGREHNMALHISIQCTDVTLARVLVDTGSSLNVLPKTTLEQLNIEGVQMRPSALIVKAFDGWGTVIELPEKKDKCGLGYQPSIELFKYQKIHQRKVPINQEIFSKAGFRSDDQMNALEDEDPDLSKMVFCGPSNAALTNWKATDVPDIVSCSK, encoded by the exons ATGACTTACACTCAATTGCTATCGTATCTGATTCAGAATGGGACTGTCGTGCCAAGGGCATTACCTCCAATGCTGAAGCCGTATAAGCCTTggtatgatgagaatgctagatGTGCCTTTCATGCTAATTCAGAGGGTCATACAACAGAGAATTGCAAAGTGTTCAAGCTCCGGGTCCAAGAGTTGATAGATCAGAAAATATTGTCTTTTGCTAATGTTCCAAATATGGGGAACAATCATTTGCCTAAACATGATGGTTCAGGCGTCAATGCTATAGATAGTTCAACTGATGATGGATTGATAAAGGATGTGTTCAAGTTGAAGACTCTTTTAACGGTGGTCCATGCTAGATTGATGGAAGCAGAATTGATGAATGGAGTACATGATAATTGTGTGGTGTGCTCATCCAACCCTGATCAGTGTGGTGAATTCAAAATTTGTCTTCAATGTTTGATGGATCAACGGGTTATTCAGTTCACCAAAGCAAAGATTGATGAGGATGTTGCTGTGATTGTGCCTGTGTTTGATCAAGAGAGGCTTCCCAAGCCTTTTGTGGTCCCTTATCAGAGAAATGATGACCTTGAGCCAGTGAAGAAGATTGAGCCCATGGTTATTTATGTTCCTGCTCCATTCTCATTTGACAGTACCAAAGCAGTTCCTTGGAACTATGAGCCTGTAGTTTATGTGGGTAACAAACCAGTAATCTTGAAAGAGCCAGATGTGACTAACATCGCTGGAGCTAGTGGTGTGACTCGAAGTGGAAGGGTTTTCTCTCCTGAAGTGATCCCAAACAAAGAAAGTGCACCAACAGTTGAACCAACGAAGGGGAAAGAGGTGAATCCTTCAGAAGTCGGAGAAGGCTCATCTAAGAAAGCAGTGACTGCTGAAGAGGATAGAGAATTCTTGAAaatcatcaagaagagtgactacaag TTCTTGAACGAAGCTTATGTGGCAGAAGACATCAGTGTTATTCAGTTTGATAACGTGGTTGCTAATCTCAATACTAGTAGTTGTTTGATGTTCACTGATGATGATTTACCCCCTAATGGGCGAGAACATAATATGGCGCTTCATATCTCCATTCAGTGTACAGATGTTACTTTGGCTCGAGTACTGGTGGATACAGGTTCATCCTTGAATGTGTTACCTAAGACTACCCTGGAACAATTGAATATTGAAGGGGTGCAGATGAGACCCAGTGCTTtgatagtgaaagcttttgatgg TTGGGGCACAGTGATTGAATTACCAGAGAAGAAAGACAAGTGTGGATTAGGATATCAGCCGTCTATTGAACTTTTCAAATATCAGAAGATACATCAAAGAAAGGTTCCTATCAACCAGGAAATATTCTCCAAAGCTGGATTCCGAAGTGATGATCAAATGAATgctcttgaagatgaagatcCAGATTTGTCCAAGATGGTGTTTTGTGGACCTTCGAATGCCGCTCTCACTAACTGGAAGGCAACAGATGTTCCGGATATAGTTTCTTGTTCAAAGTAA